One region of Faecalibacter bovis genomic DNA includes:
- a CDS encoding MarR family winged helix-turn-helix transcriptional regulator: MKYSLLKEIICSLEKYDEHCKKEAIEDVDFESYKSWLLDEPNQIISWDGKDTGRSMNSVINTLIVHLNRYAKTYSKSVIQNTEFVSQEDFIYLINLNAFGAMTKMDLIKKNIHEKSPGMQIINRLIAKGWINQIDDKIDKRQKLISITEEGKKILDENMEKIRNATNIVTGNLTDKEKMVLISLLQKLDTYHHPIYHANKKPEELLDYVNNLEK; this comes from the coding sequence ATGAAATATTCCTTACTAAAAGAAATCATTTGTAGTTTAGAAAAATACGATGAACATTGTAAAAAAGAAGCTATTGAAGATGTGGACTTCGAGTCTTACAAATCTTGGCTATTAGACGAACCTAATCAAATTATATCTTGGGATGGCAAGGATACAGGTCGTTCAATGAATAGCGTTATCAACACCTTAATTGTCCATTTAAACCGATACGCAAAAACCTATTCTAAATCCGTTATTCAGAATACTGAATTTGTTTCGCAAGAAGATTTTATCTACTTAATAAATCTGAATGCTTTTGGAGCTATGACCAAGATGGATTTAATTAAGAAAAATATCCACGAAAAATCTCCAGGAATGCAAATCATTAACAGATTAATTGCTAAAGGTTGGATCAATCAAATAGATGATAAAATAGATAAAAGACAAAAACTAATTTCTATAACTGAGGAAGGAAAAAAGATTCTGGACGAGAACATGGAAAAAATTAGAAATGCAACAAATATTGTTACTGGTAATTTAACAGACAAAGAAAAAATGGTTTTAATTTCTTTACTTCAAAAATTAGATACCTATCATCATCCAATTTATCACGCGAATAAAAAACCTGAAGAACTTTTAGATTATGTAAATAATTTAGAAAAGTAA
- the katG gene encoding catalase/peroxidase HPI, with amino-acid sequence MENQGGDISKCPFHNGSLAQNNAAGRGTQNRDWWPNQLNLNILKQHDTKTNPMDVDFDYAKEFQSLDLEALKADLKALMTDSQDWWPADFGHYGPLFIRMAWHSAGTYRVQDGRGGAGEGQQRFAPLNSWPDNVSLDKARRLLWPIKQKYGRKISWADLMILTGNVALESMGFKTLGFAGGRADVWEPNQDVYWGNEKTWLAGDERYGKGGSKGVEGDDVIISDDTNSEKHTTRDLENPLAAVQMGLIYVNPEGPDGNPDPLASARDIRDTFARMAMNDEETLALIAGGHTFGKTHGAASADHVGPDIEAAGLEAQGLGWENSYGTGKGGDTITSGLEVTWTSKPTEWSNLFLSYLFGFEWELTKSPAGAHQWIAKDVGEIIPHAHDPNKRVRPTMLTSDLALRFDPEYEKIGRRFLENPDQFEDAFRKAWFKLTHRDMGPRERYLGPDVPTEEFVWQDPIPKHEGELISESDVAELKEQISGLGLSVSELVSTAWASASTFRGSDKRGGANGSRIRLEPMRNWEVNNPVQLNKVLSAYEDLKAKSGKNVSIADLIVLGGAVGIEKAAKDAGHFITVPFTPGRTDATQEQTDVDSIKWLEPIADGFRNYRKHNNYAVSTEELLIDKAQLLKLNVPELVVLFGGLRAININYNGSNHGIFTDRPGQLTNDFFVNLLDMSTQWKAMDHSKETYLGTDRKTGAAKYTGTRNDLVFGSNSELRSIAEVYASDDAKDKFVKDFVAAWNKVMNADRF; translated from the coding sequence ATGGAAAATCAAGGAGGAGACATTAGCAAATGCCCTTTTCACAACGGAAGTTTGGCACAAAATAATGCAGCTGGACGTGGAACTCAAAATAGAGATTGGTGGCCAAACCAATTGAATCTTAATATATTAAAACAGCATGATACAAAAACTAATCCTATGGATGTAGATTTTGATTATGCAAAAGAATTTCAATCATTAGATTTAGAAGCGTTAAAAGCTGATCTTAAAGCTTTAATGACTGATTCTCAAGATTGGTGGCCTGCAGATTTTGGTCATTATGGACCTTTATTTATTCGTATGGCTTGGCACAGTGCAGGTACTTATCGTGTACAAGATGGTCGCGGAGGTGCTGGCGAAGGTCAACAACGTTTTGCGCCATTAAATTCATGGCCAGATAACGTTTCTTTAGATAAAGCGCGTCGTTTATTATGGCCGATTAAACAAAAATATGGTCGTAAAATTTCTTGGGCAGATTTAATGATCTTAACAGGAAACGTAGCTTTAGAATCTATGGGATTCAAAACTTTAGGTTTCGCTGGTGGACGTGCTGATGTTTGGGAACCAAATCAAGACGTTTACTGGGGTAACGAAAAAACTTGGTTAGCTGGTGATGAACGTTACGGTAAAGGTGGATCTAAAGGTGTTGAAGGTGATGATGTTATTATTTCTGATGATACAAACAGTGAAAAACATACAACTCGCGATTTAGAAAATCCTTTAGCTGCGGTTCAAATGGGATTAATCTATGTAAACCCAGAAGGTCCAGATGGAAATCCTGATCCGTTAGCTTCTGCAAGAGATATTCGTGATACTTTTGCTCGTATGGCAATGAATGACGAAGAAACATTAGCTTTAATTGCGGGTGGACATACATTTGGAAAAACTCACGGTGCTGCATCTGCAGATCACGTTGGTCCAGATATCGAAGCTGCTGGTTTAGAAGCACAAGGTTTAGGATGGGAAAATTCTTATGGTACAGGTAAAGGTGGTGACACAATTACTTCGGGATTAGAAGTAACTTGGACATCTAAACCAACAGAATGGTCAAACTTATTCTTATCATACTTATTTGGATTTGAATGGGAATTAACTAAATCACCTGCAGGAGCTCATCAATGGATAGCAAAAGATGTAGGTGAAATTATTCCTCATGCTCATGATCCAAACAAACGTGTTCGCCCAACTATGTTAACTTCAGACTTAGCTTTACGCTTTGATCCTGAATACGAAAAAATTGGACGTCGTTTCTTAGAAAATCCAGATCAGTTTGAAGATGCTTTCCGTAAAGCATGGTTTAAATTAACTCACCGTGACATGGGACCACGCGAGCGTTACTTAGGTCCTGATGTACCGACTGAAGAATTCGTATGGCAAGATCCTATCCCAAAACACGAAGGTGAATTAATTTCTGAAAGCGATGTTGCAGAATTAAAAGAACAAATTTCAGGTTTAGGTTTATCTGTATCTGAATTAGTTTCTACTGCATGGGCTTCTGCTTCTACTTTCCGTGGTTCAGACAAACGTGGTGGAGCAAATGGTTCTCGTATCCGTTTAGAACCAATGAGAAATTGGGAAGTTAATAATCCAGTTCAATTAAACAAAGTATTATCAGCTTACGAAGATTTAAAAGCGAAGTCTGGTAAAAATGTTTCTATTGCAGATTTAATTGTTTTAGGAGGTGCAGTTGGTATTGAAAAAGCAGCTAAAGATGCTGGTCATTTCATTACAGTACCATTTACTCCTGGACGTACAGATGCAACTCAAGAGCAAACTGATGTTGATTCAATCAAATGGTTAGAACCAATTGCAGATGGATTTAGAAATTACCGCAAACACAACAATTACGCAGTTTCTACTGAAGAATTATTAATTGACAAAGCGCAATTATTAAAACTTAATGTACCTGAATTAGTTGTTTTATTTGGTGGTTTACGTGCTATTAACATCAATTACAACGGATCTAATCATGGAATTTTCACAGATCGTCCTGGACAATTAACTAATGATTTCTTCGTGAATTTATTAGATATGTCTACACAATGGAAAGCGATGGATCATTCAAAAGAGACTTATTTAGGAACTGATCGTAAAACTGGTGCAGCGAAATACACTGGTACACGCAATGATTTAGTTTTCGGTTCAAACTCTGAATTAAGATCTATTGCTGAAGTTTACGCTTCTGATGATGCAAAAGATAAATTTGTTAAAGATTTCGTTGCAGCTTGGAATAAAGTAATGAATGCAGATCGTTTTTAA
- a CDS encoding NUDIX hydrolase, translating into MNLEELKYILSESVEELPGWNSHEKLSPPYRERYDIEMIKRTNPRAAAVMILLYENELGDIEFPVTMRVSYDGTHSNQFSLPGGQFEESDISFDLTAVRETVEELGVFDEDIEVVKQLSEIFIPPSNFLVYPFIGVHHGQPNFIPEEAEVEYVIPLDLEAFLDAEPETFVKEFSGQKVDIPGYNIGDEEYIWGATAMILEEFKDVLKNHLNY; encoded by the coding sequence TTGAATTTAGAAGAACTTAAATATATATTATCTGAATCTGTAGAAGAATTACCAGGTTGGAATTCTCATGAAAAACTTTCACCTCCTTACAGAGAAAGGTACGACATTGAAATGATCAAACGTACAAATCCTCGTGCAGCCGCAGTGATGATTTTATTATACGAAAATGAATTAGGTGATATTGAATTCCCTGTAACAATGCGTGTTTCTTATGACGGAACACATTCTAATCAATTTTCATTACCAGGAGGACAATTTGAGGAAAGTGATATTTCTTTTGATTTAACAGCTGTAAGAGAAACGGTTGAAGAATTAGGTGTTTTTGATGAAGATATTGAAGTTGTAAAACAATTATCTGAAATCTTTATTCCACCAAGTAATTTTTTAGTTTATCCTTTCATTGGTGTTCACCACGGACAACCAAATTTTATCCCTGAAGAAGCGGAAGTTGAATATGTAATTCCATTAGATTTGGAAGCATTTCTTGATGCAGAACCTGAAACTTTCGTTAAAGAATTTTCTGGTCAAAAAGTAGATATTCCAGGGTATAATATTGGAGACGAAGAATACATCTGGGGCGCTACTGCAATGATTCTTGAAGAGTTTAAGGATGTTTTAAAAAATCATCTTAATTATTAA
- a CDS encoding lysophospholipid acyltransferase family protein translates to MAQKSNKKSFYRDAFGHLYFLKRSLIFLLGSFTYNRYNGFNKLKVSGTEKLVNLPTQNVLFVSNHQTYFADVFAMYHVFCSVKNGFIDTIKNPVYLLNPKIDFYYVAAEETMKDNVLTKLFAYTGAVTVKRTWRAKGQDVNRKVDLTEVNNIDKALQNGWVVTFPQGTTKAFAPGRRGTAHLIRKNNPIVIPVVIDGFRRAFDKKGLKIKKRGINATMTFKDPLIFDFEKETSDEIMKRIMDAIEQSPEFNKVRPIEDILEEIKNKSLDDYLNEDEDFEEEEEISTLNESEKDKSHD, encoded by the coding sequence TTGGCACAAAAATCAAATAAAAAATCCTTTTATAGAGATGCTTTCGGACATTTATATTTCCTAAAACGTTCGTTAATTTTCTTATTAGGATCTTTCACATATAATCGATACAACGGTTTCAATAAACTTAAGGTTTCTGGAACTGAAAAATTAGTTAATTTACCTACTCAAAACGTATTATTTGTATCTAATCACCAAACTTATTTTGCTGATGTTTTTGCAATGTACCATGTTTTTTGTAGCGTAAAAAATGGATTTATTGATACCATTAAAAATCCTGTTTATTTATTAAATCCAAAGATTGACTTTTATTACGTTGCTGCCGAAGAAACGATGAAAGACAATGTACTTACAAAGTTATTTGCTTACACTGGTGCAGTTACTGTAAAAAGAACTTGGCGTGCAAAAGGTCAAGACGTGAACAGAAAGGTAGATTTAACTGAGGTTAATAATATTGATAAAGCATTACAAAACGGTTGGGTAGTTACTTTTCCACAAGGTACAACAAAAGCATTTGCGCCAGGTCGTCGCGGAACTGCTCACTTAATTCGTAAAAATAACCCGATTGTTATTCCTGTTGTTATCGATGGTTTCCGACGTGCATTTGATAAAAAAGGTTTAAAAATCAAAAAAAGAGGAATTAATGCTACAATGACATTTAAAGATCCTTTGATTTTCGATTTTGAAAAAGAAACTTCAGATGAAATTATGAAAAGGATTATGGATGCCATAGAGCAATCTCCTGAATTTAATAAGGTACGTCCGATTGAAGATATTTTAGAAGAAATAAAAAATAAATCTCTTGATGATTATTTAAATGAAGATGAAGACTTCGAAGAGGAAGAAGAAATCTCAACATTAAATGAATCTGAAAAAGATAAATCACACGATTAA
- a CDS encoding UDP-N-acetylmuramate--L-alanine ligase — MKKVHFIAIGGSAMHNLAIALHEKGYQVTGSDDAIFEPSKTRLQQRGILPEELGWFPEKITEDLDAVILGMHAHADNPEMLRAQELGIKIYSYPEYLYEQSKDKTRVVIGGSHGKTTITSMVLHCLHYHGIDVDYMVGAQLEGFDVMVKLTEDNEFMIMEGDEYLSSTLDRRSKFLLYQPNIALISGIAWDHINVFPTFESYKEQFSKFIDSIVNGGALIYNSTDKEVVEVVENAERALKKFPYEIPASTIDNGITYLETEDGPIPLEVFGDHNLMNLDGARAICKQLGMMDDDFNEAIQSFKGASKRLELINRTKDFVAYKDFAHAPSKVTSVTNAVKAQYKEKDVVGCLEIHTYSSLNPEFLVQYKGALDKADIKIVNYDPEALKIKRMEMISPDDIKKAFGDDSILVFTSSDELKNYIETLDKTNKVFLMMSSGNFGGTDLNELFKG; from the coding sequence ATGAAAAAAGTACATTTTATTGCAATTGGTGGTAGCGCAATGCACAATTTAGCTATTGCATTACACGAGAAAGGATACCAAGTTACAGGTTCTGATGATGCTATTTTCGAACCATCTAAAACTCGTTTACAACAACGTGGTATTTTACCAGAAGAATTAGGTTGGTTTCCTGAAAAAATAACAGAAGATTTAGATGCTGTAATTTTAGGAATGCATGCACATGCTGATAATCCTGAAATGTTACGTGCACAAGAATTAGGAATCAAAATCTATTCATATCCTGAATATTTATACGAACAATCAAAAGATAAAACGCGTGTTGTGATTGGTGGTTCTCATGGTAAAACTACAATTACATCTATGGTTTTACACTGTTTACATTATCATGGTATCGATGTAGATTATATGGTTGGTGCACAATTGGAAGGTTTTGATGTAATGGTTAAATTAACCGAGGATAACGAATTTATGATTATGGAAGGTGATGAATATTTATCATCTACATTAGATCGTCGTTCAAAATTCTTATTATATCAACCAAATATTGCATTAATTTCTGGTATAGCTTGGGATCATATCAATGTGTTTCCAACTTTCGAATCTTACAAAGAACAATTCTCTAAATTCATTGATAGCATTGTAAATGGTGGTGCTTTAATCTACAATTCTACTGACAAAGAAGTTGTAGAAGTTGTAGAAAATGCCGAACGTGCGTTGAAGAAATTTCCTTACGAAATTCCTGCTTCTACAATCGATAATGGAATAACATACTTAGAAACTGAAGATGGACCTATTCCTTTAGAAGTTTTTGGTGATCATAATTTAATGAATTTGGATGGAGCTCGAGCGATTTGTAAACAACTAGGAATGATGGATGATGACTTTAACGAGGCAATACAATCATTTAAAGGAGCTTCTAAAAGATTAGAGTTAATTAATCGTACAAAAGACTTCGTTGCATACAAAGACTTCGCACACGCACCAAGTAAGGTGACTTCGGTTACAAATGCAGTAAAAGCGCAGTATAAAGAGAAAGATGTTGTGGGATGTTTAGAGATTCACACCTACTCTTCTTTAAATCCTGAATTTTTAGTTCAATACAAAGGAGCTTTAGATAAAGCTGATATCAAGATTGTAAATTATGATCCTGAAGCTTTGAAAATTAAACGAATGGAAATGATTTCGCCTGACGATATTAAAAAAGCATTTGGAGACGATTCTATCTTAGTTTTCACTTCTTCAGATGAATTAAAAAATTATATCGAAACGTTAGATAAAACAAATAAAGTATTTCTGATGATGAGTTCCGGAAATTTTGGCGGAACTGATTTGAATGAATTATTTAAAGGATAA
- a CDS encoding YceI family protein, with protein MKKIAIVLGVVGLTIFSCTESKVEENVNTPIEEVVVTQEEPSDIVDGVVRNSVVKWTGFKTTEKLAVSGTFEAVQVTDTKEGTTPEQVLQGAKVRVAVSSINSGAEDRDGKLKMILFGTMANTSYINGVINFKGGKTFITFTLNNVSKEYEVASKFENNVFTINTTLDLANFNANSAVEALNTACADLHKGADGITKTWSEVEIEGSIEFAEDFGK; from the coding sequence ATGAAAAAAATAGCGATAGTTTTAGGAGTTGTTGGTTTAACAATTTTTAGTTGTACAGAAAGTAAAGTAGAAGAAAATGTAAATACACCAATAGAAGAAGTTGTTGTTACACAAGAAGAACCTTCAGATATCGTAGATGGAGTAGTTAGAAATTCAGTTGTAAAGTGGACTGGTTTTAAAACGACTGAAAAGTTAGCTGTATCTGGAACTTTTGAAGCTGTACAAGTTACAGATACAAAAGAAGGTACGACACCTGAGCAAGTATTACAAGGAGCGAAGGTACGTGTAGCTGTATCGTCAATTAATTCTGGTGCTGAAGATCGTGACGGTAAATTGAAGATGATCTTATTCGGTACAATGGCAAATACTTCTTATATCAATGGAGTAATTAATTTTAAAGGAGGAAAAACGTTCATCACTTTCACTTTAAATAATGTGTCAAAAGAATACGAAGTTGCGTCTAAATTTGAAAATAATGTGTTTACGATTAATACAACTTTAGATTTAGCAAACTTTAACGCTAATAGTGCTGTAGAGGCTTTAAATACAGCTTGTGCAGATTTACACAAAGGTGCTGATGGAATTACAAAAACTTGGTCTGAAGTTGAAATTGAAGGTTCTATCGAATTTGCTGAAGATTTTGGTAAATAG
- a CDS encoding 5'-methylthioadenosine/adenosylhomocysteine nucleosidase has protein sequence MKQRIIGIMGALPEEINGVVNLLQNKEEHRIGKRIYYTGTINNQSVIVVYSRIGKVAAAATVSTLILKFNITELIFTGVAGGIASDLKIGDIVLGTELVQHDMDASPLFPEFEIPLIGKSHFKSDKDLLQLGENSIQQILENSYLHQVIEEKYLDQFNIHHPKLHLGLIASGDQFFKNSTQKNKLLTVLPATKCVEMEGAAVAQICYEFDIPFIIIRTISDEADQHSTIDFMKFTEKISNIYSIEIIKNIIK, from the coding sequence ATGAAACAGCGTATAATTGGAATAATGGGTGCTCTTCCAGAAGAAATTAATGGAGTAGTTAATCTATTACAAAACAAAGAAGAACATCGTATTGGTAAACGCATTTACTACACTGGTACTATAAACAACCAATCGGTAATAGTCGTTTATTCTCGTATTGGTAAAGTTGCAGCAGCAGCTACAGTTTCTACATTAATTTTAAAATTTAATATTACAGAATTAATTTTTACTGGTGTTGCAGGAGGTATAGCATCTGATCTTAAAATTGGAGATATTGTTTTAGGAACCGAATTAGTACAGCACGATATGGATGCTTCTCCTTTATTTCCTGAATTTGAAATACCTTTGATCGGAAAATCACATTTTAAGTCGGATAAAGATTTATTACAATTAGGTGAAAATTCTATTCAACAAATTTTAGAAAACTCATATTTACATCAAGTAATTGAAGAGAAATATTTAGATCAATTTAATATCCATCATCCAAAATTACACTTAGGTTTAATAGCTTCAGGAGATCAGTTTTTTAAGAATTCTACACAAAAAAATAAGCTATTAACTGTTTTACCAGCTACTAAATGTGTTGAAATGGAAGGTGCGGCAGTTGCACAAATTTGTTATGAGTTTGATATTCCTTTTATAATTATTAGGACAATATCTGACGAAGCGGATCAACATTCGACCATAGATTTTATGAAATTCACAGAAAAAATTTCAAACATCTATTCGATTGAAATAATCAAAAACATCATCAAATAA
- a CDS encoding Na/Pi cotransporter family protein, producing the protein MHIIIQILQILGAISLFIFAIKYLSENLQALSGSNFKRTLNKITYNDTSSIVAGTIFTTTIQSSSAASVFILGFINAGLINLKKAFGLILGANIGTTLTLWLVYLGLKFDFLMIALPILFFSVPFYLSKFKTKRKLGGIFFSLALLFISIHFLKIYLPNFDNNIIQQYIQDLQNFGILTKLLFVVIGIVLTIFVHFSSASITISILLAEKGLPIELAAMMVLGANIGTTLTAHLVAAIGNYQTKLVAAFHTFFNTLCAILFFFLGHLLLEQIEKYSDQISATLITFDIIVNIIGVILIYPFIGKITSYCYKLIMKQKGRPTKSIEFFSFPFGTNSDLYRFETNKKMTRLAGNASQIVHVLGRMITESDEDKMIVFRERIYQLEKEGDDLEDEVKVFLNDISNLDIPNENRFELHQLITLSQHLESVGDIAIKIAAIHRKRRLTNSYFTPKMREFLVTLQTSLDQATTILHQNLNDNDFEISIRDAEIIEKAINSTYKEADNYLLRTIDKENLNALSSIYYKELIQHYEQLGDHLYRANKTIVKLNQQ; encoded by the coding sequence ATGCACATCATTATCCAAATATTACAGATTTTAGGAGCAATTTCCTTGTTTATTTTCGCCATAAAATATCTGAGTGAAAATTTACAAGCATTGTCTGGATCTAATTTCAAGCGAACATTAAACAAAATTACCTACAATGATACTTCATCAATTGTTGCTGGTACAATTTTTACGACGACTATACAATCGTCATCAGCCGCTTCTGTATTCATCTTAGGATTTATTAATGCTGGATTAATTAATCTGAAAAAAGCGTTTGGATTAATTTTAGGTGCTAATATTGGAACAACACTAACGCTTTGGTTAGTTTATTTAGGATTAAAGTTTGATTTTTTGATGATCGCTTTGCCTATATTATTTTTTTCAGTTCCATTTTATTTATCAAAATTTAAAACGAAAAGAAAATTAGGTGGAATTTTCTTTTCACTTGCGTTATTGTTTATATCTATCCATTTTTTAAAAATATACTTACCAAATTTTGATAATAACATCATCCAACAATACATTCAGGATTTACAAAACTTTGGAATCTTAACGAAATTGTTGTTTGTTGTTATCGGAATCGTATTAACCATATTCGTACACTTTTCGTCAGCTTCAATTACAATTTCTATATTATTAGCAGAAAAAGGCTTACCTATAGAATTGGCTGCTATGATGGTTTTGGGAGCGAATATTGGTACAACATTAACTGCACATTTGGTGGCTGCAATAGGAAATTATCAAACAAAATTAGTTGCTGCTTTCCATACTTTCTTTAACACTTTATGTGCTATACTTTTCTTTTTCTTAGGTCATCTATTATTAGAACAAATAGAAAAATATTCAGATCAAATCAGTGCTACATTAATCACTTTTGATATTATAGTTAACATAATAGGAGTTATTTTAATTTATCCTTTTATCGGTAAAATAACTTCATATTGTTACAAATTAATCATGAAACAGAAAGGTCGTCCTACGAAAAGTATAGAATTTTTCTCTTTTCCATTTGGAACCAATTCTGATTTATATCGTTTTGAAACAAACAAAAAAATGACAAGATTGGCTGGAAATGCGAGTCAAATTGTTCACGTTTTAGGGCGAATGATTACTGAAAGTGATGAAGACAAAATGATTGTTTTTCGTGAACGAATTTATCAATTAGAAAAAGAAGGCGATGATTTGGAAGATGAGGTGAAAGTGTTTTTAAATGATATTTCTAATTTGGATATTCCAAACGAAAATAGATTTGAATTACATCAATTAATTACATTGTCACAGCATTTAGAAAGTGTTGGAGATATTGCTATTAAAATTGCGGCAATACATAGAAAACGCCGTTTAACTAATAGTTATTTTACTCCTAAAATGCGTGAATTTTTGGTAACATTACAAACAAGTTTAGATCAGGCGACAACAATTTTACATCAAAATCTGAATGATAATGATTTTGAAATTTCCATTCGCGATGCAGAAATAATTGAAAAAGCTATAAATTCTACCTACAAAGAAGCAGACAATTATTTACTTCGTACCATAGATAAGGAAAACCTTAATGCTTTAAGTTCTATTTACTACAAAGAATTAATACAACATTACGAGCAGTTAGGCGATCATTTGTATCGTGCCAACAAAACGATTGTAAAACTAAATCAGCAATAG
- a CDS encoding long-chain-fatty-acid--protein ligase → MQEAKSIFSIQSEEDFKNKTLEVFRYQATHNPIYKSFVENLKIDIDSVLAIENIPFLPIKFFKQFEIITGNKPVEKTFTSSGTTGMATSKHLVTDLALYHYSLEKCFEQFYGPLSDYTIFALLPSYLERNGSSLIDMVEYWIEKSGRPENGFYLYNHQELYDNLIAHEKTGKKAILIGVSFALLDFVEHYKMELKNTIVMETGGMKGRKKEITREELHTILKAGFGTNEIHSEYGMTELLSQGYSRGDLTFKTPNWMRIMIRETEDPFQYVGIGKTGGINVIDLANVNSCSFIATDDLGKKVSDNKFEILGRFDHSDVRGCNLLVINE, encoded by the coding sequence ATGCAAGAAGCTAAAAGTATATTTTCAATACAATCCGAAGAAGATTTCAAGAACAAAACTTTAGAAGTTTTTAGATACCAAGCAACACATAATCCGATTTATAAATCATTTGTTGAAAATCTAAAAATTGACATTGATTCTGTTTTAGCAATTGAGAACATTCCGTTTTTACCCATCAAATTTTTCAAACAATTTGAAATTATTACAGGAAATAAGCCTGTTGAAAAAACATTTACAAGTTCTGGAACTACTGGTATGGCGACAAGTAAACACTTGGTTACTGATTTAGCTTTATACCATTATAGTTTAGAGAAATGCTTTGAGCAATTTTATGGTCCATTGTCAGATTATACCATTTTTGCGTTACTTCCATCCTATTTAGAAAGAAACGGATCATCTCTGATTGATATGGTTGAATATTGGATTGAAAAATCTGGTCGTCCTGAAAATGGATTCTATTTATACAATCATCAAGAGTTATATGATAATTTAATCGCTCATGAAAAAACGGGTAAAAAAGCCATTTTAATCGGTGTTTCTTTTGCTTTATTGGATTTTGTTGAACATTATAAAATGGAATTAAAAAATACCATTGTAATGGAAACTGGTGGCATGAAAGGTCGAAAAAAAGAAATTACTCGTGAAGAATTACATACAATTTTAAAAGCTGGTTTTGGAACAAACGAAATTCATTCGGAATATGGAATGACAGAACTTTTAAGCCAAGGATATTCTCGTGGAGATTTAACGTTTAAAACACCTAATTGGATGCGAATTATGATTCGTGAAACAGAAGATCCTTTCCAATATGTTGGGATCGGAAAAACTGGAGGAATAAATGTTATTGACCTTGCAAATGTAAACTCGTGTAGTTTTATTGCTACTGATGATTTAGGTAAAAAAGTAAGTGATAATAAATTTGAAATTTTAGGAAGATTTGACCATTCTGACGTGCGTGGTTGTAATCTTTTAGTGATAAATGAATAA